Proteins from a genomic interval of Papaver somniferum cultivar HN1 chromosome 4, ASM357369v1, whole genome shotgun sequence:
- the LOC113271881 gene encoding uncharacterized protein LOC113271881, whose amino-acid sequence MADNLSASGSKVVNITKISEKCPSISVIDDQGDNRYDSWKFSLIGRLDFLRIKFADAMNILKGQWKLTSSCHLIPLGLSFEYWDEKTLFTMCDAIGNPVKVDDATLKFSSGYAAKVLVELDLSQTIPNKLWIITKYGSFSQGIVLNKLLKFCSHCKIFGHTLKECRFKNNINKENPTVVQVGSVKKPMDKGQNMKPQEPFDICPPLIMPDLGTPLPNSEIPITEGRFSSLQDLAVNEEEASTERVPQEMLTPTKILQMVENNSLESSVIKFVNGKYDTVSSERVPVTSWSRVVQKPSSQKAKTGEGETTVCQVNVAATSTSTQLPGQVNTAPTSTGTQLPSMQCMVIHNSISNKKGNIWLFWNKNLPTPSVVSMSSQMVTVDIGGVLVSSVHAHVGIVQRKILWAEMEVINDLNFPWLAIGDFNAITSVDEKIGGKSPKRSAMMEFNNCLDACALMQAPKTGLMHSWSNCQHGSKRILCNLDIVVFNQLWLQKFEGWEYKVGLRVASDHSSLLDFVFQHKLKKLKKILRDWNWNVFGNINVQVKEAEENVQEAMLNSDNNPFDDEALNNLVEAQNLHGSKEAQLHTFLKQKSRNKWIKKGAANIGFLHAKIKIRQERNSISELEDQHGNIISDQKKVSEELIEYFEQKFRYKEVQDIDHMLNDIPEVITSEDQEMIEKVPDEEEIKPHYLTWTKTVHLVLMDFQVVSIGHAGISYIKM is encoded by the exons ATGGCAGATAATCTTTCAGCTAGTGGATCGAAGGTTGTCAACATtacaaaaatttcagaaaaatgtCCTTCGATTTCTGTGATTGATGATCAAGGAGATAACAGGTATGATTCATGGAAATTTTCTCTGATAGGTAGATTGGATTTCCTTCGAATTAAGTTCGCAGATGCGATGAATATTTTAAAAGGTCAATGGAAATTAACTAGTAGTTGTCATTTAATTCCTTTGG GATTAAGCTTTGAATATTGGGATGAGAAAACGTTATTTACAATGTGTGATGCAATTGGAAATCCGGTCAAGGTGGATGATGCTACTCTTAAATTTTCAAGTGGGTATGCTGCAAAAGTTTTGGTTGAGCTAGATCTTTCACAAACAATACCAAATAAGCTTTGGATTATCACTAAATATGGCAGTTTCTCACAGGGCATTGTTCTTAACAAATTACTAAAGTTTTGCTCTCATTGTAAAATTTTTGGTCATACTTTAAAAGAATGTAGGTTCAAGAATAACATTAATAAGGAAAATCCCACGGTGGTTCAAGTGGGTAGTGTTAAGAAGCCAATGGATAAAGGTCAGAATATGAAGCCACAAGAACCCTTTGATATTTGTCCACCTTTAATAATGCCAGATTTAGGAACTCCTCTACCAAACTCAGAAATTCCTATTACTGAAGGAAGATTCAGTTCTCTGCAAGATTTAGCAGTAAATGAAGAAGAAGCTAGTACTGAAAGAGTGCCACAAGAAATGCTCACTCCAACAAAAATACTTCAAATGGTGGAAAATAATTCTTTGGAATCAAGTGTGATTAAGTTTGTTAATGGAAAATATGACACAGTCTCTTCTGAAAGAGTACCAGTCACTTCTTGGTCTAGAGTTGTTCAGAAACCTTCATCACAAAAAGCAAAAACTGGAGAAGGTGAAACTACAGTATGTCAGGTAAATGTTGCTGCTACTTCAACTAGCACTCAATTGCCAGGTCAGGTAAATACTGCTCCTACTTCAACTGGTACACAATTGCCAA GCATGCAATGTATGGTGATTCATAACTCAATTTCAAATAAAAAGGGCAACATATGGTTGTTTTGGAATAAGAATTTGCCTACTCCTTCAGTAGTATCTATGTCAAGTcagatggttacagtggatattGGTGGTGTTCTTGTATCTAGTGTTCATGCTCATGTGGGAATTGTTCAGAGAAAAATCTTATGGGCAGAGATGGAAGTTATTAATGATCTAAATTTTCCATGGTTGGCAATTGGAGATTTTAATGCAATTACTTCAGTTGATGAAAAAATTGGAGGTAAATCTCCAAAGAGAAGTGCAATGATGGAGTTCAATAATTGTCTTGATGCTTGTGCACTTATGCAAGCTCCTAAAACTGGTCTTATGCACTCTTGGTCTAATTGTCAACATGGAAGTAAAAGAATTTTGTGTAATTTAGACATAGTTGTGTTTAATCAGTTATGGTTACAAAAATTTGAAGGTTGGGAGTATAAAGTTGGTTTAAGAGTAGCTTCAGATCATTCTTCCCTACTAG ATTTTGTCTTTCAACATAAGCTGAAAAAATTAAAGAAGATTCTAAGAGATTGGAATTGGAATGTATTTGGTAATATTAATGTTCAAGTCAAGGAGGCAGAAGAAAACGTTCAAGAGGCTATGTTAAATTCAGATAATAACCCTTTTGATGATGAAGCACTAAATAATTTGGTGGAAGCTCAGAATTTGCATGGCTCTAAAGAAGCTCAGTTACATACTTTTCTGAAACAAAAATCAAGGAATAAATGGATAAAAAAGGGAGCTGCTAATATAGGTTTCTTACATGCAAAAATCAAGATTAGGCAAGAAAGAAATAGTATCAGTGAGCTTGAGGATCAGCATGGTAATATAATTTCAGACCAAAAGAAAGTTTCAGAAGAACTAATTGAATATTTTGAACAAAAATTCAGGTACAAGGAAGTGCAAGATATTGATCATATGTTAAATGACATTCCGGAAGTGATAACTAGTGAAGATCAGGAAATGATTGAGAAAGttccagatgaagaagaaattaagccACATTATTTGACATGGACCAAGACAGTGCACCTGGTCCTGATGGATTTTCAAGTTGTTTCTATAGGTCATGCTGGGATATCATACATCAAGATGTAG
- the LOC113273466 gene encoding MLP-like protein 43, producing MAAQIREIQVELKAKCSAEKLFALITRDAPKLPKYVPQMIHNCQVLPGDGEVRVGSVYVWDYVQEGKPSALRAKETITAVDHKNMSLTFTVSEGDHITNFYNNFSSTVTINPTQRDGDYNCLVKWSVQYEKANEDVPDPTYVNKWVEDFTKELDTNLPKEQ from the exons ATGGCTGCTCAAATCCGTGAGATTCAGGTTGAACTTAAAGCTAAGTGTTCTGCGGAGAAGTTATTCGCTTTGATTACTCGTGATGCACCCAAGCTTCCAAAATATGTTCCTCAAATGATCCACAATTGCCAAGTTCTCCCTGGAGACGGTGAAGTCCGTGTGGGGAGTGTATATGTTTGGGATTATGTACAAG AAGGTAAACCTTCTGCGCTCAGGGCGAAAGAGACGATAACTGCGGTGGATCATAAAAACATGTCACTGACTTTTACTGTTTCTGAAGGAGATCATATCACAAACTTCTACAATAACTTCTCTAGCACCGTTACTATAAATCCAACTCAGAGGGATGGAGACTATAATTGCCTTGTCAAGTGGTCTGTACAATATGAGAAAGCGAATGAAGATGTCCCTGATCCAACATACGTAAATAAATGGGTTGAAGATTTTACCAAGGAATTGGATACCAATTTGCCCAAGGAACAGTAG
- the LOC113271882 gene encoding heavy metal-associated isoprenylated plant protein 39-like: MQKIIVELELPDNRCKQKAMKSVSGLPGVCSVSMDTNGKKITVIGDVDAVDVVRKLRRHCHARIDFVGPAKVPENKKEEPEYNDQIVDFAYAYGDYNPHMTTRYCVEENPNACVIC, encoded by the exons ATGCAG AAAATTATAGTGGAACTCGAATTACCCGACAACAGATGCAAACAAAAAGCCATGAAATCAGTTTCTGGTCTTCCAGGGGTTTGTTCAGTATCTATGGATACTAATGGAAAGAAAATAACAGTAATTGGAGATGTTGATGCAGTAGATGTCGTACGCAAACTAAGAAGACATTGTCATGCAAGAATAGACTTTGTTGGGCCAGCAAAAGTaccagaaaacaagaaagaaGAGCCAGAATATAATGATCAAATAGTTGATTTTGCTTATGCTTATGGAGACTATAATCCTCATATGACTACACGTTACTGTGTTGAAGAAAATCCAAATGCTTGTGTTATTTGCTAG